The Caulifigura coniformis genome includes a region encoding these proteins:
- a CDS encoding PQQ-binding-like beta-propeller repeat protein has translation MLLLVLFVIGGPGRVSAQMMIMEGAEGSAPQQGFTVATDEALQNSFGDFQRHVERKAWEKAIATLNEIPAEKRKGMLARPDGVIIPASQRIWDAVADLPAEGRDAFRLFHEAKARQTWARVDEPGTKRAEQLATADKVYQEFFLTSVGDNAADFLGDAAFERGDFENADRFWRNVLEKHPDSDVPEARLLFKRGLAVAQLAQATTLGTIVRSLEQRFAGQKMKVGGKDVAPADYLHSRLKAAEAARASVKNTQEDSVAGAPPAETKPAWRMQFLSPKAALQRESSMRSYSYYRNGVETVVPAVASDGNRVYANWFGIVFAIDVASGKLVWRSQKFGDITQHFGQMSYSANPEAYRLATGSGIVLSLHVPVERLNHGQEPSRLVCFEAETGKVKWKSMDSGAPLSSLGFVGKPLIEEGEILVLSHGQQDAKLSMCCLDLDGKQKWTAELGSVRKRSTISGYQRMPQPALLRKGRTVYIASEDGALAAFDLLDRKIRWLLPYGSPDVSQGQRRIYYSGQTDSRTQLHTETALLEQDGLVYVKEAGGRELLAIDPSVPSVVWRRPAEEASQLVGIDADSVYLMDHELCCIDRKDRTLRWATNLPITTGGLSMVSGPQSILILTGRGVFQLSRANGKVTHIFRGADLASGGGHLTVVGDRLVAVTTQSVTSYPVPQADQAATGQKESQ, from the coding sequence ATGTTGCTGCTCGTCCTGTTCGTGATCGGTGGACCGGGCCGGGTGTCGGCCCAGATGATGATCATGGAAGGAGCGGAAGGATCGGCTCCGCAACAGGGCTTCACCGTCGCGACCGACGAAGCGCTGCAGAACTCGTTTGGCGATTTTCAGAGGCACGTCGAACGGAAGGCCTGGGAAAAGGCGATCGCCACGCTCAACGAGATTCCGGCCGAGAAGCGGAAAGGAATGCTGGCCCGCCCGGATGGGGTGATCATTCCAGCCAGTCAGCGGATCTGGGACGCCGTAGCCGACCTGCCGGCTGAAGGGCGCGACGCCTTCCGGCTGTTCCACGAGGCCAAGGCCAGGCAGACTTGGGCCAGGGTCGACGAACCCGGTACGAAACGAGCGGAACAGCTGGCAACGGCGGACAAGGTCTATCAGGAGTTTTTCCTGACCTCCGTCGGCGATAACGCGGCCGATTTTCTCGGAGACGCGGCCTTCGAACGGGGCGACTTCGAGAATGCCGACCGATTCTGGCGGAACGTCCTCGAAAAGCATCCCGATAGCGACGTCCCGGAAGCGAGGCTTCTGTTCAAGCGAGGCCTGGCGGTCGCCCAACTGGCACAGGCCACGACGCTGGGAACTATTGTTCGGTCGCTCGAGCAGCGTTTCGCCGGTCAGAAAATGAAGGTGGGGGGCAAGGACGTCGCTCCGGCGGACTATCTCCATTCCCGATTGAAGGCGGCCGAGGCCGCCCGGGCGTCCGTCAAAAACACGCAGGAAGACTCCGTCGCCGGCGCACCGCCGGCGGAGACGAAGCCGGCCTGGCGAATGCAGTTCCTTTCGCCCAAGGCCGCCCTCCAGCGTGAATCGAGCATGCGGAGCTACTCGTATTATCGCAACGGCGTTGAAACGGTTGTTCCGGCCGTCGCGTCCGATGGCAATCGGGTCTACGCGAACTGGTTTGGCATCGTGTTCGCGATCGATGTCGCCAGTGGAAAGCTCGTTTGGCGGTCGCAGAAGTTCGGCGATATCACTCAGCATTTCGGACAGATGTCGTACTCAGCCAACCCGGAGGCCTACCGGCTTGCGACCGGAAGCGGGATCGTGCTGTCACTGCACGTGCCGGTGGAGCGCCTGAACCACGGCCAGGAACCCTCGCGACTCGTTTGCTTCGAGGCCGAGACGGGAAAGGTCAAATGGAAGTCGATGGACAGCGGGGCTCCGCTCTCGAGCCTGGGGTTCGTGGGGAAGCCGCTGATTGAGGAGGGGGAAATCCTCGTACTCAGCCACGGACAGCAGGATGCGAAACTGTCGATGTGCTGCCTGGACCTCGATGGCAAGCAGAAGTGGACAGCCGAACTGGGATCGGTCAGGAAACGGTCGACAATCTCGGGTTACCAGAGGATGCCGCAGCCGGCGCTGCTTCGCAAAGGGCGAACCGTTTACATCGCCAGTGAAGACGGAGCACTCGCTGCATTCGACCTCCTCGACAGGAAGATCCGCTGGCTGCTCCCGTATGGATCGCCCGATGTCTCACAGGGGCAGCGGAGGATCTACTACAGCGGCCAGACGGATAGCCGCACTCAGTTGCATACCGAAACGGCGCTCTTGGAACAGGATGGGCTGGTGTATGTGAAAGAAGCCGGCGGCCGGGAGCTTCTGGCGATCGACCCGAGCGTGCCGTCTGTTGTGTGGCGACGTCCGGCGGAGGAGGCCTCGCAACTGGTTGGAATCGATGCCGATTCTGTCTACCTGATGGACCATGAACTCTGCTGCATCGACCGCAAGGATCGCACCCTGCGCTGGGCGACGAACCTGCCGATCACCACCGGCGGGCTGAGCATGGTCTCCGGGCCCCAATCGATCCTGATCTTGACCGGGCGGGGAGTTTTTCAGCTCAGTCGCGCGAACGGGAAAGTGACTCACATCTTCCGCGGGGCCGACCTCGCGTCCGGCGGCGGGCATCTGACGGTCGTCGGGGACCGGCTGGTCGCGGTGACGACGCAATCGGTCACGTCGTATCCCGTGCCGCAGGCAGATCAGGCCGCGACCGGCCAAAAGGAATCCCAGTGA
- a CDS encoding SIMPL domain-containing protein has product MSVMQSAAAAALLLVIGSLQAAETTRGILVAGTGESTGKPSIVELSGTVTGEAELASDAITKYRDNRQRAVEAMDNLKIEGLKVSGSGVSINSTLSPQALQQIMQGMGSPGTGSARLQVSEPLKITIEGVDKMSTEDLLGMLVRIVDAGKDAGIAIGPSFDYNQYYNYGRLNQATGLARFRMADVKQLRANAYSAAIKDAREQAERLAALSGVKLGRVVSVREGAVQNSNVNVMYYGQPPSDDAEQHTTTKLEDIKVKIVLQVEFAIE; this is encoded by the coding sequence ATGTCCGTGATGCAGTCGGCGGCGGCAGCGGCGCTTCTCCTGGTCATCGGAAGCCTCCAGGCCGCCGAGACGACGAGGGGCATCCTCGTGGCCGGAACCGGAGAATCGACTGGCAAGCCTTCGATCGTCGAATTGAGCGGAACGGTGACCGGCGAGGCCGAGCTGGCGAGCGATGCGATCACCAAGTATCGCGACAACCGCCAGCGCGCCGTCGAGGCGATGGACAACCTGAAGATCGAGGGACTGAAAGTCAGCGGCAGCGGGGTGAGCATCAATTCCACGCTCTCCCCTCAGGCCCTGCAGCAGATCATGCAGGGGATGGGGAGTCCGGGGACGGGAAGCGCCCGCCTGCAGGTGAGCGAGCCACTGAAGATCACGATCGAAGGGGTCGACAAGATGTCGACCGAGGACCTGCTTGGAATGCTCGTGCGGATCGTCGACGCCGGCAAAGATGCGGGAATCGCGATCGGCCCGTCATTCGACTACAACCAGTACTACAACTACGGCCGCCTGAATCAGGCGACCGGGCTGGCCCGGTTCCGGATGGCCGACGTCAAGCAACTCAGGGCGAATGCCTATTCGGCCGCGATCAAGGATGCCCGGGAGCAGGCGGAACGCCTGGCGGCGCTGTCGGGAGTCAAGCTGGGGCGGGTCGTCTCGGTCCGGGAGGGGGCTGTCCAGAACTCGAACGTCAACGTGATGTATTACGGCCAGCCGCCGTCCGATGACGCCGAGCAGCACACAACGACGAAGCTGGAAGACATCAAGGTGAAGATCGTCCTGCAGGTCGAGTTTGCGATTGAGTAG
- a CDS encoding prenyltransferase/squalene oxidase repeat-containing protein, protein MRRNASLVSLLAVAVVAAPIAPRSGAEDLRPRHITPETIVGVRKGLDWLAQKQDADGSFQSSMGGAEYPTAMTALAGMAFLANGCTPSRGPYADQIRKCISFLVNQQDPKTGLIARGPENGRPMYGHGFALMFLACVHGMEQDPKNRERIGGIIKNAIQLTASGQSPLGGWMYTPSSGDEGSVTVTQMQALRAAHNAGFTIPKGTIEGATKYLELCRTPEGGIHYSYHSRSGTRTPITAAAVCCLYSTGDYDSPLAESCLKYVHDEFKKTQNEFESGHYFYLHLYASQAFYQAGDEYWDAYFPPARDTLLKQQAQDGSWSGDGVGQVYGTALACLLLQLPYKFLPIYQR, encoded by the coding sequence ATGCGACGGAATGCGAGCCTGGTGTCGCTGCTGGCAGTTGCGGTCGTGGCCGCGCCCATTGCGCCTCGTTCGGGGGCGGAGGACCTGCGACCCCGCCATATCACGCCCGAGACGATCGTAGGCGTCCGGAAGGGACTCGACTGGCTTGCTCAGAAGCAGGACGCCGACGGCAGCTTTCAGTCGAGCATGGGGGGCGCTGAATATCCGACGGCCATGACGGCCCTCGCGGGCATGGCGTTCCTGGCGAATGGATGCACGCCCAGCCGCGGTCCATATGCCGACCAGATCCGTAAATGCATCAGCTTCCTCGTCAACCAGCAGGATCCGAAGACAGGGCTGATTGCGCGTGGCCCCGAGAACGGCCGCCCCATGTATGGGCACGGTTTCGCCCTCATGTTTCTTGCCTGCGTCCACGGAATGGAGCAGGACCCGAAGAACCGTGAGCGAATTGGCGGGATCATCAAGAACGCGATTCAGCTGACGGCCTCAGGCCAGAGCCCGCTTGGAGGCTGGATGTATACCCCCAGTTCAGGCGATGAAGGAAGCGTCACCGTGACGCAGATGCAGGCGCTCCGCGCTGCCCACAACGCCGGGTTTACGATCCCCAAGGGGACGATCGAAGGCGCCACCAAGTACCTGGAGCTCTGCCGCACGCCCGAAGGTGGAATTCACTACTCCTACCATTCGCGCAGCGGAACCCGGACCCCTATTACCGCCGCCGCCGTCTGCTGCCTTTACTCGACCGGCGACTACGATTCGCCCCTCGCCGAAAGCTGCCTCAAGTACGTCCACGACGAGTTCAAAAAAACTCAGAACGAGTTCGAAAGCGGCCACTATTTCTACCTGCATCTGTATGCCTCGCAGGCGTTCTACCAGGCCGGCGACGAATACTGGGACGCCTATTTCCCGCCGGCTCGCGACACCCTCCTGAAGCAGCAGGCTCAGGATGGAAGCTGGTCCGGGGATGGCGTGGGGCAGGTCTATGGAACGGCGCTCGCCTGCCTGCTGTTGCAGTTGCCGTACAAGTTTCTGCCGATCTATCAGCGTTAA
- a CDS encoding AAA family ATPase, whose amino-acid sequence MNDPSSAPPDVAALETLAVAQKRIREQIATVVVGQDVVVEQLMVSILAGGHCILEGVPGLAKTLLVQTLSRSLSLDFGRIQFTPDLMPADITGTDVIFEDRQSGHREFKFVKGPIFTNILLADEINRTPPKTQAALLQGMQERVVSTGGHHHALPRPFFVLATQNPIEQEGTYPLPEAQLDRFLMKIIVRYPSRDEERQILKTTTGAVPRDPQQVLSAEEVLELQALVRRVPISDTLIDYVMSLVRATRKDEGEAPDFVKKWVLWGVGPRGGQSLILAAKARAALYGRPEVSADDIQAMATAVLRHRVVLSYNAEADGQSPDSLIRRLVETTPVYDSKAVSDGRVQRVLQP is encoded by the coding sequence GTGAACGATCCATCGTCTGCGCCGCCTGACGTCGCCGCCCTCGAAACGCTGGCGGTTGCGCAGAAACGCATTCGTGAGCAGATCGCGACGGTCGTCGTCGGTCAGGACGTCGTTGTCGAGCAACTGATGGTCAGCATCCTCGCCGGCGGCCACTGCATCCTCGAGGGGGTTCCGGGCCTCGCCAAAACGCTGCTGGTGCAGACGCTCTCGCGAAGCCTCTCTCTCGATTTCGGACGCATCCAGTTCACGCCCGATCTCATGCCGGCCGACATCACCGGCACGGACGTGATCTTCGAGGACCGGCAATCGGGGCATCGCGAATTCAAGTTCGTGAAGGGGCCGATCTTTACGAACATCCTGCTGGCGGACGAAATCAACCGCACCCCGCCGAAAACTCAGGCCGCGCTCCTGCAGGGCATGCAGGAACGGGTCGTCTCGACCGGCGGCCATCACCATGCTCTGCCTCGCCCGTTTTTCGTACTCGCGACGCAGAATCCGATCGAGCAGGAAGGAACCTACCCGCTGCCGGAGGCCCAGCTCGACCGCTTCCTGATGAAGATCATTGTGCGATACCCCTCGCGCGATGAAGAACGACAGATCCTGAAAACGACGACAGGCGCCGTCCCCCGCGACCCGCAGCAGGTCCTCAGCGCGGAGGAAGTCCTCGAACTTCAGGCGCTCGTCCGCCGAGTTCCCATCAGCGACACGCTCATCGACTACGTCATGTCGCTCGTCCGCGCCACGCGCAAGGACGAAGGGGAAGCTCCCGATTTCGTCAAGAAGTGGGTCCTGTGGGGAGTCGGTCCCCGCGGCGGCCAGTCACTGATTCTCGCCGCCAAGGCCCGCGCGGCGCTGTACGGCCGGCCTGAAGTCTCCGCGGACGACATCCAGGCCATGGCGACCGCCGTCCTCCGGCATCGCGTCGTGCTCTCTTACAACGCCGAGGCCGATGGCCAGTCGCCCGACTCACTCATCCGCAGGCTGGTCGAAACGACGCCCGTCTACGACAGCAAGGCCGTCAGCGACGGGCGGGTCCAGCGGGTTCTCCAGCCCTGA
- a CDS encoding DUF58 domain-containing protein produces MPRYFNPDIIGRIARIGFKAGQPMEGGIAGQHRSPLHGLSAEFADYRTYTPGDDLKHLDWRAYARSDRYYIKRFEEESNLRCWMVIDDSASMNYGPAGQRKFDVAATAAVSLAAVLLKQRDAVGLAAAGNSIREELRPSGAMSQLTKLDDTLGKISPAGETDLGKVVSEIADKIPRRGLVVIASDLFTDLDRLYESLGRLQYGGHAVVLLHILHRDEIEMPFNESVIFKDIEGQEELFAEPWSFRAAYQAAVKTFCDEVRERCQYCGIDYVRMLTEDDLGATLAGYLADRAHRGPAKHKGRMGAASTSESKPEESA; encoded by the coding sequence ATGCCCCGCTACTTCAACCCCGACATCATCGGACGAATCGCCCGTATCGGCTTCAAAGCCGGTCAGCCGATGGAGGGAGGCATTGCCGGTCAGCACCGCAGTCCCCTGCATGGCTTGTCGGCCGAGTTCGCGGATTACCGCACCTACACCCCAGGCGATGATCTCAAGCATCTCGACTGGCGGGCCTACGCACGGTCGGATCGCTACTACATCAAGCGGTTCGAAGAGGAATCGAACCTCCGCTGCTGGATGGTCATCGACGATTCCGCATCAATGAACTATGGCCCCGCCGGCCAGCGCAAGTTCGACGTCGCCGCCACGGCCGCCGTCTCATTGGCCGCGGTGCTGCTCAAGCAGCGCGATGCGGTCGGACTGGCCGCCGCCGGGAACTCGATTCGCGAGGAGCTGAGGCCCAGTGGCGCGATGTCGCAGTTGACCAAGCTCGATGACACGTTGGGGAAGATCTCGCCCGCAGGGGAAACCGACCTGGGGAAGGTGGTCTCGGAAATCGCGGACAAGATCCCGCGACGCGGGCTCGTTGTCATCGCGTCCGACCTCTTCACCGATCTCGACCGCCTCTACGAATCGCTCGGCCGGCTGCAATATGGCGGACACGCGGTTGTCCTCCTGCACATCCTGCATCGCGACGAAATCGAGATGCCGTTCAATGAGTCGGTCATCTTCAAGGATATCGAAGGTCAGGAGGAACTCTTCGCCGAGCCCTGGTCGTTCCGCGCCGCCTACCAGGCAGCCGTGAAAACCTTCTGCGACGAGGTGCGTGAGCGCTGCCAGTATTGCGGCATCGACTACGTCAGGATGCTCACGGAGGACGATCTCGGCGCGACTCTGGCGGGCTACCTGGCTGACCGGGCCCATCGGGGGCCGGCCAAGCACAAGGGACGCATGGGAGCCGCTTCGACGAGCGAATCGAAGCCGGAGGAATCGGCATGA
- a CDS encoding BatA domain-containing protein, whose product MSFLAPALLWAVVLASAPIIIHLLNRRRFIRVDWAPMKYLKLTLKANRRRLRIEQWILLAVRTLAVAALIFAIARPVSSTTDLAGFLKVQGRASRVLVIDDSLSMGNESQGVTAFARARQAAEQIVRALGTQDSLTVCTTSRMNAPLVRHARLETVDTLVSQIKALEPSDVISAWPKSLAAADEHLTGGPFPIREVLLVTDLWETGWSPDGAALCDRWADEKVTLRIVDVGRESEGNRRIVSLSQTDPVALIDTEVKFTAQVRNDSRDEMQAEQALLTVDEATQSVTLPDIPPGETVDVPLMLTFDEAGQHRIALQLPNDTLAADNTFRITADVRRQVEVSLVDGDPGLKPFESETDFLQLALTAGNSQWKASPVISSEWLSQPIAAPDVLVLANVDRVTPERAKELEQLVDAGMGLMVFPGDTLDAAAWNDVLYRDGQGLLPARLEQIREAESTGLVVEPIADSPMAALLRISPEALSRVRPKRILETSLPGDLSPQVRVLARWNDAKQTPALLEKRFGLGRVFLWTVTADREWSDWPTEASFVLATRLSAQAIAARITRWENLIVGQPLRFPLDADLLPQTASLTRLGSDEVLEPRIKRDSQPPELVFDDLRLAGFYRAGWDEPGGSPQQRMFAATSDFRDSEPRRLNDETLRPMLGRLTPKMLRFSGETMSLAAEGTELWRMLAAVMIGLLLFESLFAAWVGRAR is encoded by the coding sequence ATGAGCTTCCTGGCTCCGGCGCTCCTCTGGGCGGTTGTCCTTGCCTCCGCGCCGATCATCATTCATCTGCTCAATCGACGGCGGTTCATTCGCGTCGATTGGGCCCCGATGAAGTACCTGAAGCTGACGCTCAAGGCCAATCGCCGGCGACTGCGCATCGAGCAGTGGATTCTCCTCGCTGTCCGGACGCTCGCCGTCGCGGCGCTGATCTTTGCGATCGCACGGCCCGTCAGCTCGACGACCGACCTCGCCGGATTCCTGAAGGTCCAGGGGCGGGCCAGCAGGGTGCTCGTCATCGACGATTCGCTCAGCATGGGGAACGAGTCGCAGGGAGTGACGGCCTTCGCACGTGCCCGGCAGGCGGCCGAGCAGATCGTTCGCGCGCTCGGCACGCAGGACAGCCTGACGGTCTGTACGACTTCGCGAATGAATGCGCCGCTCGTCCGCCACGCACGGCTGGAAACGGTCGATACCCTGGTTTCACAGATCAAGGCTCTCGAGCCGAGCGACGTCATCAGCGCCTGGCCGAAATCGCTGGCAGCCGCGGATGAACACCTGACTGGTGGTCCATTTCCGATCCGGGAAGTGCTGCTCGTGACGGACCTCTGGGAAACGGGGTGGTCGCCGGACGGCGCGGCGCTCTGCGACCGCTGGGCCGACGAGAAGGTCACGCTGAGAATCGTCGATGTCGGTCGGGAATCGGAAGGCAACCGCCGGATCGTTTCGTTGTCCCAGACCGATCCGGTGGCGCTCATCGACACCGAGGTGAAGTTCACGGCGCAGGTCCGCAACGACAGCCGCGACGAAATGCAGGCCGAACAGGCCCTGCTCACGGTCGACGAGGCGACGCAGTCCGTCACGCTTCCCGACATCCCGCCCGGTGAAACGGTCGACGTGCCATTGATGCTGACATTCGACGAGGCCGGGCAGCACCGGATCGCGTTGCAATTGCCGAACGACACGCTGGCCGCCGATAACACGTTCCGCATCACGGCCGATGTTCGGCGTCAGGTGGAAGTGTCACTTGTGGACGGCGATCCGGGACTGAAGCCGTTTGAAAGCGAAACCGATTTCCTGCAGCTCGCGTTGACGGCCGGGAATTCGCAGTGGAAGGCGTCGCCGGTGATTTCGTCCGAGTGGCTGTCGCAGCCGATCGCCGCGCCGGACGTGCTCGTCCTGGCGAACGTCGATCGCGTGACGCCCGAACGTGCGAAGGAACTGGAACAACTTGTCGATGCCGGCATGGGGCTGATGGTCTTTCCCGGCGACACGCTCGATGCCGCGGCCTGGAACGACGTTCTCTATCGCGATGGACAGGGGCTCCTGCCGGCACGGCTCGAGCAGATTCGGGAGGCCGAATCGACCGGGCTGGTGGTCGAGCCGATCGCCGATTCTCCAATGGCCGCCCTCCTTCGGATTTCCCCCGAGGCGCTCTCGCGCGTCCGCCCGAAACGCATTCTGGAAACATCCCTGCCGGGCGACCTCTCGCCACAGGTGCGGGTGCTTGCCCGGTGGAACGACGCCAAACAGACGCCTGCCCTGCTCGAAAAACGGTTCGGACTCGGACGGGTCTTCCTGTGGACCGTCACGGCCGATCGGGAGTGGAGCGACTGGCCAACCGAAGCGAGTTTCGTCCTCGCGACACGGCTGTCTGCCCAGGCGATTGCGGCCCGCATCACCCGCTGGGAGAACCTGATCGTCGGACAGCCATTGCGATTCCCGCTCGATGCTGATCTCCTTCCGCAGACGGCAAGTCTGACGCGGCTCGGATCGGACGAAGTCCTGGAGCCTCGGATCAAACGCGACTCCCAACCGCCGGAACTCGTTTTTGACGACCTTCGGCTGGCCGGGTTCTACCGCGCGGGCTGGGACGAGCCGGGGGGAAGTCCGCAGCAAAGGATGTTCGCCGCGACGTCTGATTTCCGGGACAGCGAACCCAGACGGCTGAACGACGAAACTCTGCGCCCGATGCTCGGCAGGCTCACTCCGAAAATGCTCAGGTTCAGCGGCGAGACGATGAGCCTTGCGGCCGAGGGAACGGAGTTGTGGCGGATGCTGGCGGCGGTCATGATCGGGCTGCTCCTGTTCGAGAGCCTGTTCGCCGCATGGGTCGGACGGGCGCGGTAA
- a CDS encoding UbiX family flavin prenyltransferase, protein MSPSAAETSPKNVVLAMTGASGAIYGVRLLEVLLAAGQNVHVVLSGACQRVFEEELGLSPDPKDPQLEQLLPLGGAAAEKLNRLRPVDRPGTLGRPLSSGGRTGSAVFHPLGDYGAGIASGSFLTAGMVICPCSMGTLAAVSHGMSQNLIHRAADVHLKERRKLILVPRETPLSLIALGNMQRIAEAGGIILPAMPGFYHGAESIIDLVDFVVTRVCDQLGVKVSLVRRWGETEPGDAASREP, encoded by the coding sequence GTGTCGCCGTCCGCTGCTGAAACCTCTCCGAAGAATGTCGTGCTGGCGATGACCGGCGCCAGCGGCGCCATCTACGGTGTCCGTCTTCTCGAAGTGCTGCTTGCGGCGGGGCAGAACGTCCATGTTGTTCTGAGCGGCGCCTGCCAGCGCGTCTTTGAAGAAGAATTAGGCCTCTCTCCCGACCCAAAAGACCCGCAACTGGAGCAGTTGCTGCCTCTCGGCGGCGCGGCGGCAGAGAAGTTGAACCGGCTCCGCCCGGTCGACCGCCCGGGAACGCTCGGGCGCCCGTTGAGTTCCGGCGGCCGCACGGGATCAGCGGTGTTCCATCCCCTTGGCGACTACGGAGCTGGCATTGCCAGCGGTTCCTTTCTGACGGCCGGGATGGTGATCTGCCCGTGCTCGATGGGCACCCTTGCGGCCGTTTCCCATGGGATGTCGCAGAACCTGATTCACCGGGCGGCAGACGTTCATTTGAAAGAGCGGCGGAAGCTGATCCTCGTTCCGCGCGAAACGCCCCTGAGCCTCATCGCGCTGGGCAACATGCAGCGGATCGCCGAGGCCGGGGGCATCATCCTTCCCGCGATGCCCGGTTTCTATCACGGCGCGGAGTCGATCATCGACCTCGTCGATTTCGTGGTCACGCGGGTCTGCGACCAGCTGGGAGTGAAAGTGAGTCTGGTGAGGCGCTGGGGGGAAACTGAGCCCGGGGACGCGGCGTCCAGGGAGCCGTGA
- a CDS encoding GNAT family N-acetyltransferase, producing the protein MSIGGIILAGGRSSRMGTAKAGLRFGGETLLERMVRVVGEVVQPVVVVVGAEQEWPAIPGVAVLQDKTPDCGPLVGLLTGLEWLQTHRLDAGFVTACDMPFLTSRVIGAIAGELGDAEVAAPRCDGRWQPLAAAYSTSLIPRIQERLAAGQRSLIGLIEASQRREVEPSVLAGVDPDGLTLANVNTPADFERALARLAKGSSVGSPQGLGGRTAMITLRPARIDDAEAISELVTALSRDFITPDYSATGAAVLLEGMTAEETRKRMALGFRYLIAVEGDAIVGVGAMKENSHLYHLFVAETHHGRGIARRLWEHLRETALANGNPGRITVNSSRHAVPIYLRLGFVKDGGVTAKNEITCQPMVWQIAPHDTDEEDRKI; encoded by the coding sequence TTGTCCATTGGCGGCATCATCCTGGCCGGCGGGCGAAGTTCGCGAATGGGGACTGCCAAGGCGGGCCTCCGTTTCGGTGGCGAGACGCTGCTCGAGCGGATGGTTCGCGTCGTGGGGGAAGTGGTTCAGCCGGTGGTGGTCGTCGTCGGAGCAGAACAGGAGTGGCCTGCTATCCCGGGCGTTGCCGTTCTGCAGGACAAAACTCCAGACTGCGGTCCGTTGGTTGGTCTGCTGACAGGCCTGGAGTGGCTCCAGACGCATCGCCTCGACGCAGGCTTTGTGACGGCATGTGATATGCCGTTTCTGACGTCCCGGGTCATCGGCGCCATTGCCGGCGAACTGGGGGATGCCGAAGTGGCCGCTCCCCGTTGTGACGGGCGCTGGCAGCCGCTCGCCGCCGCCTATTCGACCTCCTTGATCCCGCGGATCCAGGAGCGTCTCGCGGCCGGCCAGCGATCGCTGATCGGACTGATCGAGGCGTCGCAGCGGCGCGAAGTCGAACCCTCGGTCCTGGCGGGTGTCGATCCGGATGGACTGACGCTCGCGAACGTCAATACGCCTGCCGATTTCGAACGGGCGCTCGCTCGGCTCGCCAAAGGCTCGTCAGTCGGTTCTCCGCAGGGGCTGGGAGGAAGGACTGCCATGATCACGCTCCGTCCGGCGCGCATCGACGACGCAGAGGCGATCAGCGAACTCGTCACCGCCTTGTCGAGGGACTTCATCACGCCCGACTACTCGGCCACCGGGGCCGCGGTGCTGCTGGAAGGGATGACTGCAGAAGAAACGCGGAAGCGGATGGCGCTCGGATTCCGGTATCTCATTGCGGTCGAAGGAGACGCGATCGTCGGCGTCGGCGCCATGAAGGAAAACTCGCACTTGTATCACCTGTTCGTCGCCGAGACTCATCACGGCCGCGGCATCGCGCGAAGGCTGTGGGAACACCTGCGGGAGACAGCCCTGGCAAACGGGAACCCTGGACGGATCACGGTGAACTCGTCGCGCCATGCAGTTCCGATATATCTTCGCCTGGGATTCGTGAAGGATGGCGGCGTGACCGCGAAGAACGAAATCACCTGCCAGCCGATGGTCTGGCAGATCGCGCCGCACGACACGGATGAAGAGGATCGGAAAATATGA